A stretch of Mus caroli chromosome 5, CAROLI_EIJ_v1.1, whole genome shotgun sequence DNA encodes these proteins:
- the Acads gene encoding short-chain specific acyl-CoA dehydrogenase, mitochondrial, with product MAAALLARARGPLRRALGVRDWRRLHTVYQSVELPETHQMLRQTCRDFAEKELVPIAAQLDREHLFPTAQVKKMGELGLLAMDVPEELSGAGLDYLAYSIALEEISRACASTGVIMSVNNSLYLGPILKFGSAQQKQQWITPFTNGDKIGCFALSEPGNGSDAGAASTTAREEGDSWVLNGTKAWITNSWEASATVVFASTDRSRQNKGISAFLVPMPTPGLTLGKKEDKLGIRASSTANLIFEDCRIPKENLLGEPGMGFKIAMQTLDMGRIGIASQALGIAQASLDCAVKYAENRNAFGAPLTKLQNIQFKLADMALALESARLLTWRAAMLKDNKKPFTKESAMAKLAASEAATAISHQAIQILGGMGYVTEMPAERYYRDARITEIYEGTSEIQRLVIAGHLLRSYRS from the exons ATGGCTGCCGCCTTGCTCGCCCGGGCCCGTGGCCCTCTCCGCAGAG CTCTCGGTGTTCGGGACTGGCGAAGGTTACACACTGTTTACCAGTCTGTGGAGCTGCCTGAGACACACCAGATGTTGCGTCAGACATGCCGTGACTTTGCCGAGAAGGAGCTGGTCCCCATTGCGGCCCAGCTCGACAGGGAGCATCTCTTCCCCACAGCTCAG GTTAAGAAGATGGGTGAGCTCGGGCTGCTGGCCATGGATGTGCCAGAAGAGCTGAGTGGTGCAGGCTTGGATTACCTGGCCTACTCCATCGCCCTGGAGGAGATCAGCCGTGCCTGCGCCTCCACGGGAGTTATCATGAGCGTCAACAAT TCTCTCTACTTGGGACCCATCCTGAAGTTTGGATCCGCACAGCAGAAGCAACAGTGGATCACCCCCTTCACCAATGGTGACAAAATCGGCTGTTTTGCCCTCAGTGAGCCAG GCAATGGCAGTGATGCTGGAGCCGCTTCCACCACTGCCCGGGAAGAGGGTGACTCATGGGTCCTCAACGGCACCAAAGCTTGGATCACCAACTCCTGGGAGGCTTCCGCCACGGTGGTGTTTGCCAGCACAGACAGGTCCCGGCAGAACAAG GGTATCAGTGCCTTCCTGGTTCCCATGCCAACTCCTGGGCTCACGCTGGGCAAGAAGGAAGACAAGCTGGGCATCCGGGCCTCCTCCACAGCTAACCTCATCTTTGAGGACTGCCGGATCCCCAAGGAGAACCTGCTCGGGGAGCCTGGGATGGGCTTCAAAATAGCCATG CAAACCCTGGACATGGGTCGCATTGGCATCGCCTCCCAGGCCCTGGGCATCGCCCAGGCCTCCCTGGATTGTGCTGTGAAGTATGCCGAGAACCGCAATGCCTTTGGGGCACCGCTCACCAAGCTCCAAAATATCCAG TTCAAGCTGGCAGACATGGCCCTGGCCCTGGAGAGTGCCCGCCTGCTGACCTGGCGCGCTGCCATGTTGAAAGACAACAAGAAACCTTTCACCAAG GAGTCCGCCATGGCCAAACTGGCTGCATCGGAGGCTGCAACCGCCATCAGCCACCAG GCCATCCAGATCCTGGGCGGCATGGGGTATGTGACAGAGATGCCGGCCGAGCGGTACTACCGAGATGCCCGCATCACTGAGATCTACGAAGGGACCAGTGAAATCCAGAGACTGGTGATCGCTGGGCATCTGCTCCGGAGCTACCGGAGCTGA